The following are from one region of the Segatella oris genome:
- a CDS encoding phage tail tube protein: MAKSVLDGTNLILSVDGKALGFSTGCKVSTSTETGERVTKEAASGKWKEKYVKSFSESISADGCVLTDGDDDTPTYDQLKEKMLKGEPVDAAYGLRDGDKRTGKAAGGYKGKYILTSLELDGQAGDDAKYSVSLENCGKVEKQGNGLTEATTPKQGGGGHS, translated from the coding sequence ATGGCAAAAAGTGTTTTAGACGGAACCAACCTCATCCTGAGCGTTGACGGCAAGGCCCTCGGTTTCTCAACGGGCTGTAAGGTCAGTACATCTACGGAAACCGGTGAGCGCGTGACCAAGGAAGCCGCAAGCGGCAAGTGGAAGGAAAAGTATGTAAAGAGCTTTTCGGAGAGCATCTCTGCTGACGGTTGTGTGTTGACCGATGGTGATGATGATACGCCAACTTATGATCAGCTCAAAGAAAAAATGCTGAAAGGCGAGCCCGTCGATGCTGCCTACGGTCTGCGCGATGGTGACAAGCGTACAGGTAAGGCAGCCGGTGGCTACAAGGGCAAGTACATCCTCACCTCACTGGAACTTGACGGTCAGGCAGGCGATGATGCAAAGTACAGCGTAAGTCTTGAGAACTGCGGTAAGGTGGAGAAACAAGGGAATGGACTGACAGAAGCAACGACACCCAAGCAGGGTGGCGGCGGCCATTCATAA